The window GGAGGAACGATTCGACTTTCCGCAGGATTGCATCGACGGTGACGACGCCGATCAGCTCCTGGCCCTCGAAAACCGGCAGCAGCTGGGAATCGCTGTCGATCATCAGTTGTGCCACCCTGCGGATGTCCTCCCCAGGCGCTAGCTGCGGGACGTGCCAGACGAGTGAGCCGAGTTTTTCGCCAGGTTGCCGGTGGGAGGTCGCGAGCTGTCTGCGGGTAACGATTCCTTCGTACCGTTCCCCGCGGACGACGACCCCTCTGACGCCCGACTCTTCGAACGTTCCGACGAGTTTCGAAACGGGTGTCTCCGGGGTGAATTCGATGTAGTCCTCCGAAATGATATCTGTAATCTCCATGGTTTGTTTGGTGTGTCCGGCTACTCAGGGGGCAGTACGACCGATGCCGTGACAGCAGGTGTGTCTCCGCCACTAAGAAGTAGGGCCTGAACAATCGTTATCGTTGTGCTCATTCCCGAATTCTCGGAACTGTAACGGGACGGGCCGGGAACGGTGACGAGGTCGGCCACCGTCTATCCTTTAATCTGGCTGATGTAGACGTACACTATGAACCGCTTCGTCCGCCACTCGAGACTTGACAGCCACGGTACTGTACTGGTCGTCGTCATCATCGCCGTCGTGTCGATCGCCACAGGGCTCGCGGCGATGGTAACCGAACCGCTTCTTGCCGGCGAAGGCTACGTCGGAACGCTCCAAACCGCCACGGGGTTTAGCGCCGTACTCGTCGGGTTTCTACTCCTCGCAGCTGCCTGGGGGATGCGTCAGGGATATCGTATCGCCTACGTCGTCGCCCTCCTCATGATTCTGCTTTCGGCGGCACACGGCATCGCACAGACGCGTCCCATTTCGATTCCGCTCGTCGTCCTCTCGACTATCGCCATCGTGGTGCTCCTCCGACGACAGCGACGCGAGTATACGCGCTCGTTCTCTTTCACACCAACCCAAATCGGCGCACTAATCGCAATCAGTGGGGTCGTCGTGTACGGAACGGTCGGTGCCTACGTCCTCCGAACCGACCTGGAAGGGGTGGAAACGGTGCTGGATGGATTGTACTTCACGCTCGTCACGGCGAGTACCGTCGGGTATGGCGACGTATACGCGACCAGCGAGGCGGGACGGCTGTTTGCCATTACGCTGATCCTCCTCGGGCCGGTGAGCATCGTCGCCGTCGCCGGGACGCTGTTCGGCCCGGCTCTCGAGTCCCGTCTCAGGCGCGCCGGTACCCGGATACGGGCGACTCAAGCAGAACGAGTGACGGACGGAGAGCGCGTCCTGTTGCTGGCACACGTCGAGAATGGCGAGCAAGTCGTGAATCACCTCGCGGATCAGGCGTCGCTCACGGTTGTCACGCCGGGGGAAGACTGGGCGCACGAACTCGAGGCCAACGGTATAGAAGTACACGTCGGTAACCCGGCAGACGACGATGTCCTCGAGCGAGTCACGGACGCAAAACAGGTTGCCATCGTCATTGCAACCGACGCAGAGACAACCCCGTACGCCGTGCTTGCTGCCCGCCGATTCGACCCCGATGCTCGAGTGGTTGCCGTCACGACAGTCGGTCACGAGGCGGATCTGGCCGAGATGGGGGCTGACGTGACGATCGATCCAGTGGGTCTGCTCGCCAGAACGACGGCCACCGCTGCGCTGGGAGGAGACGCGGATTCGATCCGGTGAGGTTCCCGCTCCTCGAGCGACCCCGGCCAGTACCAGCGCTTCATGAGGGTCGGTGGCGTCCCGCCGAACCGATCGCCAATTCTGTACCCGGACGATAGATGGGAAGCGATTACAACTCCGACAATAGGATTGCTGTACGTCATATTCGTCGTAACTACCTCCCGTTGTCGGGTGCGTCGGGAAACCGGTTCCACAAACCGTAACAGTGGAAAGGGTGTTCAATAGCCACCTATTGTGCGCATACTCGGCCTTGCACAACGTGCCATCCGGATTGACGGTGCTGCCTCCCGAACGAATGGACGCCATGAATTTCGACGAGTTCACGGGTACGATCCAGCACCGTCTCGAGTTTCCGGACACTGGCCGAACGCTCCGGGCGATTCGGGCGACGCTCATGACACTGGGCGAGCGAATACCCGAAGGGAACGCCGACGATTTCGCTGCCTCGCTCCCAATGGAGATAAAGTGGTACATGACTGGAGCCGTCCACGACCACGGCCAGCGATTCGACTGGAACGAGTTCCTCGACCGAGTCACCGAGATCGAAGGTGAGGGCGTCGACAAACCCGAGGCCGCCTACCACGCTCGAGTCATCATCGACCAAGTGGAAACGCTGGTACCGCCCTCGGATTTCAGGCAACTCCGCGATCAACTCCCGGAGAGCGAGGACGACGAGAACTGGCGCAAACTGTTCGAGGTCGTCGATGCAGGGGGATGGGGCGATGCTGAAGAAGCCCAGACCGGTGGTGGCCCACAACCCGATGCGGCGACTGAGGAATAGCCCGTTCCTGTCGTCGAGGTGTTTGCAGACGGGGTCGGACACACCACCCCGCACCATTTTACCCTCGGTGCTGGTAGGCCGTTCGCATGGATTCGACTCTCCGCCGACGTGAGTTTCTGGCTGGGAGCGGTGGGATTGGAGTCGTGAGCGTGGCCGGACGTGTCGGGCACTCGAGATCGGAAGCGGACGACGCCCCCTCTGGAGACCCCAATTCCGTCGCGGTCGTCTCGCAGCATCACCTCGCCACCGAGGCGGGCCTCGAGGTACTCGACGAGGGTGGGACGGCTGCCGATGCCGCAATCGCCGTCGCTTGCACCCTGAGCGTCGTCGAACCCTGGTTTTCCTCCGCGTTGGGCGGTGGCACCTGGGCACTGTACTACGATACGGAATCGAACGAGGTCACCAGCGTGGACGGCGTCGGCCCAGTCGGTTCCGAGGCGACACCTGAGGATTTCGAAGCCCGGGCCGATACCGCTGGGATACACCAGTCGATCGTTCCCGGTGCCTGGGATGGATGGATGCAGTGGCTCGATCGGTACGGTGTTCTGGAACTCGAGGACGTGCTGGCTCCCGCGATCACGATCGCCCGGGACGGGTACCCCGTCAGCCCGGAGATGGAACGCTGGCTCGAGCGACGGGCCGACCTGATCGACGACCGACCAGCGGCGGCGAGTATCTACAAACCGAACGGTGACATCTTCGAAGAAGGTGAGACGGTCACCCAGCACGAGATGGCGGACACGTTCGAGACCCTCGCCGATGTGTACGCCGACCATCGTCAGAAAGGGCGGAGCGACGCGATCCAGGCGGCGAGAGACCACTTCTATCGGGGGCCGATCGCGGAGGCGATCGTGGCCTACTCCGACGAACACGACGGCTATCTCACGAGTTCGGATTTCCACGAGTTCGAGTCCGAGATCGTCGATCCGATCTCGATCGAGTACCACGACGACGTTCGCGTGTACCAGAACCCCCCGAACAGTCAGGGGATCACCCAATTGCTGGCGCTGAACGTCCTGACGGAGTACGACCTCTCCGAACTGGATCCGGACGATCCCGATGCCGTGCACCTCCAGGTGGAGGCCATAAAGCTCGCGTTTGCCGACCGATACCAGCACGTCGGCGATCCCAATCGGGTCGACGTTCCCGTTGCCCAGTTACTAGACGACGACTACAGGCGAAGCCAGGCTGACCGAATCGACATGGAACGGGCAATGGAGTGGCCGATCGACTCCGGTCTGTCCGATGCATCCGACGAACTCGACGAACTCGACGAGCGCAGCGAGTTCGACCACACGACGACCTTCCACGTCGTCGATGCGGACGGGAACGCCGCCGCCGTGACGACCAGTCTGGGCGCGCAGTTCCTCGTTATCGGGGATACGGGGATCCACATCAACAACCGCATGCGGATGGTCGCCCTCGAGGACGATGACCCCAACCTGCTGACGCCCGGGTACAAGGTGCGCCACACGTCCAATCCATACATGGCTCTCCGGAACGGTCGACCCTACATTCTGGGCGGAAACACCGGCGTGGATACGCAACCGCAGGGACAGACTCAGCAGTTTCTGAACGTCGTCGAGTTCGGACTGAACGCACAGGAAGCAGTTTCCCGTCCACGGTTCGTGAGTACAGCGTTCCCGTCCACACAGTATCCCTACGAGGTCGAAAGCACCCTCCAGATGGAGTCGGCGTTCCCCGCGGACGTAATCGAGGAACTCGAGGAACGTGGTCACGACGTCGAAGCGGGGAATATCTCCGTCGGAACGGCGACGATGATCGTGGTCGACGACTCTCGAGAGCGGATTCACGTCGGCGCAGAACCACGAATCTCGACCGCTGCGGGGAGCGTGCCGGCGTCGGTCGACGAATAAGCGGTGCGTACGGTGGACGGTTCGTCTTTCTCGCTCGAGTATACCAACCCAACTGCCTCACGGAAGCACGATCACGGAAATGAAGACGAGGATACTGACCAGGCCAACCAGGCTGACCAGGCCAACCAGGCCAACTAGGCCAACCAGTGCCATCGGTAGCCCCCCGTTCGTTCGCAGTGGATCAGTTCAGTACGGATCGCTTCGGAAGGCCCGATCCAATCGACATAAACGAGATGTTACACCTGAACAGAACCAATAGCGTGGTCGACGTAGGAACTGCCATGTACGATGACGTCCTCATCGCGGTCGACGGCAGTGACGTTTCAGCGACGGCGGCGACGGCGGGTATTGCACTCGCCAACACCCTCGAGGCACGGGTACACGTCCTCGCAGTCGTGCAGGACGGACGAGACGACGTCGAAACGCGACGAGCACAACGGACGGCCGACGTCGAGGACATCGCCGCCGAAGCAACTGCGGCTGGGTGTGAAGCCGAGTGGGCCGTCCGAACCGGTCGACCCGCAAACGAAATTCTGGCCCACGCCGACGAATACGACGTGGACGCGATCGTCGTCGGCACCCACGGCCGTACCGGTTTCAGGCAGGTACTCCTCGGGAGCGTCGCCCTCGAGGTGATCCGCGATGCTCGACAACCGGTGGTGACAATCGGCCCCGAAGCGACGTTGGCCGACGACCGGTGGCAACTCGACGAGATTCTCCTCGCAACGGACGGTTGGCCGGGATCGGCGGCGGCGACGAACCACGCGCTTTCGCTTGCCGAGGCGTTCGATGCTACCCTCCACGTGCTGTACGTGACCGCCGCCAGTTCCGACCTTCCGGAACTGCAGTCGGCGTTCGAGGAACACGGCGAGAGAGCGACGATGGACGTCCTCGAGCGGGCCGACGCTCGCGGCATCGAGGCGAAGCGAACGATCGCGGAGGGGTCGGCACACGAGACGATCCTCGAGCACGCCGGTAGCGACGCAGTCGACCTGCTCGTGATGGGAACGGAGAGCAAATCACGTCTCGATCGATTTGTCGTCGGCAGCGTCTCCCAGCGTGTGGTACCCACCGTACACGCCCCGGTTCTCACCGTGCGAACGATCGAGTCCTGACCCTCGTAATCGACTCGTCGTGACTGAACGCAGGTCGACGATCCCGGGGGGGGGGGATACTTTTGACTTACAGCGTGATTGTGCGAGGTATGGCTCGAGACATCACCGTGTTCGGTCGCTACACGTACCTCGCCACCGAGGTGTTCTGGGGAACGATCGCGTTTCTCCTGCTCCGTCGGGCGGGTGCGCTCAGACGCGCCGCTGTAACGATCCTCACGCTGTACCCGATTGCCTACGTCTGGGACTGGTACACCCTCGAGGTCGGCGTCTTTGACATCACCCTGCGAACGGGGTACGAGGTGGGTGGCATCCCGATCGAAGAACACCTGTTTGCGGTCGTCGTCCCGGGACTCGTCATCGCCTTTCACGAGACCCTGTTCGGGGCGACCGCGTCAGAGTGACCGAGCAGGGACACGTTTACCAGTCGACTGACTTATCACGGGCTGTGACGGAGTACGCGTATGACCCGTGATTGTCGAACCGATCCAGCGAGCGGATCGAAGTCGTCCATCACTGTCGGTAGCCCCACTTCTCGAGGGAGTTCGGGTGTTGGATCGATACTGATTGCCATCGGTTTCATCGGTGCGCTCGTTCTCGCGGGCATTTTCGTCGCGCCACAGGCGCTCGCCTACGTCGAGGACGAACTGGGTGGCTCGGCGATCGATCCACCGGCGTTGGGTGACCGTACCCCTGAACACGTAGATCAGAACGATCCGGGCGAGACTCGTTACAATACTGAGGCCGAGACGGTGTCATCGGTCGCCGTCGAAGATCGGGTTCACGAGCTGGTCAA of the Natronosalvus vescus genome contains:
- a CDS encoding ion channel, whose amino-acid sequence is MNRFVRHSRLDSHGTVLVVVIIAVVSIATGLAAMVTEPLLAGEGYVGTLQTATGFSAVLVGFLLLAAAWGMRQGYRIAYVVALLMILLSAAHGIAQTRPISIPLVVLSTIAIVVLLRRQRREYTRSFSFTPTQIGALIAISGVVVYGTVGAYVLRTDLEGVETVLDGLYFTLVTASTVGYGDVYATSEAGRLFAITLILLGPVSIVAVAGTLFGPALESRLRRAGTRIRATQAERVTDGERVLLLAHVENGEQVVNHLADQASLTVVTPGEDWAHELEANGIEVHVGNPADDDVLERVTDAKQVAIVIATDAETTPYAVLAARRFDPDARVVAVTTVGHEADLAEMGADVTIDPVGLLARTTATAALGGDADSIR
- a CDS encoding DUF2267 domain-containing protein, with amino-acid sequence MNFDEFTGTIQHRLEFPDTGRTLRAIRATLMTLGERIPEGNADDFAASLPMEIKWYMTGAVHDHGQRFDWNEFLDRVTEIEGEGVDKPEAAYHARVIIDQVETLVPPSDFRQLRDQLPESEDDENWRKLFEVVDAGGWGDAEEAQTGGGPQPDAATEE
- a CDS encoding gamma-glutamyltransferase family protein, which translates into the protein MDSTLRRREFLAGSGGIGVVSVAGRVGHSRSEADDAPSGDPNSVAVVSQHHLATEAGLEVLDEGGTAADAAIAVACTLSVVEPWFSSALGGGTWALYYDTESNEVTSVDGVGPVGSEATPEDFEARADTAGIHQSIVPGAWDGWMQWLDRYGVLELEDVLAPAITIARDGYPVSPEMERWLERRADLIDDRPAAASIYKPNGDIFEEGETVTQHEMADTFETLADVYADHRQKGRSDAIQAARDHFYRGPIAEAIVAYSDEHDGYLTSSDFHEFESEIVDPISIEYHDDVRVYQNPPNSQGITQLLALNVLTEYDLSELDPDDPDAVHLQVEAIKLAFADRYQHVGDPNRVDVPVAQLLDDDYRRSQADRIDMERAMEWPIDSGLSDASDELDELDERSEFDHTTTFHVVDADGNAAAVTTSLGAQFLVIGDTGIHINNRMRMVALEDDDPNLLTPGYKVRHTSNPYMALRNGRPYILGGNTGVDTQPQGQTQQFLNVVEFGLNAQEAVSRPRFVSTAFPSTQYPYEVESTLQMESAFPADVIEELEERGHDVEAGNISVGTATMIVVDDSRERIHVGAEPRISTAAGSVPASVDE
- a CDS encoding universal stress protein yields the protein MYDDVLIAVDGSDVSATAATAGIALANTLEARVHVLAVVQDGRDDVETRRAQRTADVEDIAAEATAAGCEAEWAVRTGRPANEILAHADEYDVDAIVVGTHGRTGFRQVLLGSVALEVIRDARQPVVTIGPEATLADDRWQLDEILLATDGWPGSAAATNHALSLAEAFDATLHVLYVTAASSDLPELQSAFEEHGERATMDVLERADARGIEAKRTIAEGSAHETILEHAGSDAVDLLVMGTESKSRLDRFVVGSVSQRVVPTVHAPVLTVRTIES
- a CDS encoding lycopene cyclase domain-containing protein, giving the protein MARDITVFGRYTYLATEVFWGTIAFLLLRRAGALRRAAVTILTLYPIAYVWDWYTLEVGVFDITLRTGYEVGGIPIEEHLFAVVVPGLVIAFHETLFGATASE